From a region of the Synechococcus sp. RS9916 genome:
- a CDS encoding photosystem I reaction center subunit III (PsaF), with protein MRRLFALALSALLVFGFAPVAKADVAGLTPCSESARFQQRASAAATPQAKARFEMYSQAVCGEDGLPHLIVDGRWSHAGDFVYPGLMFLYITGCIGWAGREYLKATRGTKDQYTKEIQIDLKLALKSCIAAASWPLAAFGEFTSGKLLESDDKVTVSPR; from the coding sequence ATGCGTCGTCTCTTTGCCCTTGCGCTTTCGGCCCTTCTTGTCTTCGGCTTCGCTCCGGTTGCCAAGGCAGATGTGGCAGGTTTGACCCCCTGCTCCGAAAGTGCCCGTTTCCAGCAGCGCGCTAGCGCAGCCGCCACTCCTCAGGCCAAAGCCCGCTTCGAGATGTACAGCCAGGCTGTCTGCGGTGAGGACGGCCTTCCCCACCTCATCGTTGATGGTCGTTGGAGCCACGCCGGTGATTTCGTGTATCCCGGCCTGATGTTCCTCTACATCACCGGCTGCATCGGCTGGGCTGGTCGTGAGTATCTGAAAGCAACTCGCGGCACTAAAGATCAGTACACCAAAGAGATCCAAATTGATCTCAAGCTTGCTCTGAAGAGCTGCATCGCTGCCGCAAGCTGGCCCCTTGCTGCCTTCGGTGAGTTCACCAGCGGCAAACTGCTTGAGAGCGACGACAAGGTGACCGTTTCACCTCGCTGA
- the psaJ gene encoding photosystem I reaction center subunit IX: MQKFLTTAPVVAAIWFTLTAGILIEWNRFFPDLLFHPM; encoded by the coding sequence ATGCAGAAATTTCTCACCACAGCTCCGGTTGTTGCGGCCATCTGGTTCACTCTCACTGCCGGAATTTTGATCGAGTGGAACCGCTTCTTCCCTGATCTCCTTTTCCACCCCATGTGA
- the gmk gene encoding guanylate kinase: MALTETSARLTVLTGPSGVGKGTLVTRLRERHPSLWLSVSATTRAPRDGERDGQHYFFHTRERFDALVAEGGLLEWAEFAGNCYGTPRQPVEAQLAEGSPVLLEIELEGARQVRRSFPQAFQIFLAPPSFDELEQRIRGRGTDSEEAIQKRLARARQELEAQAEFDAVVVNDDLELALAELERLMGLQGTSLA, encoded by the coding sequence ATGGCCCTAACCGAGACATCCGCGCGGCTCACGGTCCTCACCGGGCCCAGCGGAGTGGGCAAGGGCACTCTTGTGACGCGTTTACGTGAGCGTCATCCCAGCCTCTGGTTGTCGGTTTCAGCCACCACCAGAGCTCCTCGTGATGGCGAGCGGGACGGGCAGCATTACTTCTTTCATACGCGCGAGCGTTTTGATGCCCTTGTGGCGGAAGGAGGCCTGCTGGAGTGGGCCGAGTTTGCCGGCAATTGTTACGGCACTCCCCGTCAGCCAGTGGAGGCTCAATTGGCTGAGGGCTCGCCGGTGCTTCTGGAAATCGAGTTGGAGGGCGCCCGACAAGTGCGTCGTTCGTTTCCTCAGGCATTTCAAATTTTCCTGGCACCTCCCAGCTTTGACGAGCTGGAGCAACGCATCCGCGGTCGAGGTACCGACTCTGAAGAGGCGATTCAAAAGCGGTTGGCACGGGCCCGTCAGGAGTTGGAGGCTCAGGCGGAATTCGATGCTGTCGTGGTGAATGACGATCTCGAGCTTGCCTTAGCTGAACTGGAACGTCTGATGGGTTTGCAGGGAACCTCCCTTGCTTGA
- a CDS encoding NFACT family protein: MDFTTLRAVVNDLRGRILPSRFEKAQQADGQTLQLGFRTLKGMVWLELSWRADCPRLIQIPAPPKQGSGSTLAQQTQHSLRQLALVAIEQQDFERVVCFDFASRPGDPVQRRLVLELMGRHSNLLLLDERQRVIAIGRQVRDHQSRVRPISTGDPYSPPPPLQGRPPDEAESFERWKQRLSLLPIPLSKALPQAYQGISPALSRQLAGERVKRSVETLEASDWEQLHTQWQQWLQCLHDNRFALRRTDGSTYQVWGAGKDATSSGEDVPLSLALGHFYSDHLQGRELRRHSDELRQQLAAARQREQEQLQDQTNRLLATENADALQQEADALLCHANPSREQIDRSQTLYRRAKKLRRAVPLLEERMRHHEQRLTLIDGSEAFLDDVLAADWDRSEERIRRLQELRLEAQDLLAPRQRRRAHQSNMRASSQPQPLELTSPGGLTIQVGRNHRQNDWISLRQARPGDLWFHAQECPGSHVVLKASNGLAEDGDLTLAADMAALFSRARGNRHVPVVMVPVEQLQRIVGAGPGTVRHRGGRVCWAEPERAEQQLKAGELLA, encoded by the coding sequence ATGGATTTCACCACCCTAAGGGCGGTGGTCAACGACCTGCGCGGCAGGATCCTGCCCAGTCGGTTTGAGAAAGCCCAACAGGCCGATGGCCAGACCTTGCAGTTGGGGTTCCGCACCCTGAAGGGCATGGTGTGGCTTGAACTGAGTTGGCGGGCGGACTGCCCGCGGCTGATCCAGATCCCAGCCCCACCGAAACAGGGCAGCGGCAGCACTCTGGCCCAACAAACCCAACACAGCCTCCGGCAGCTGGCCTTGGTCGCCATCGAGCAGCAGGACTTTGAACGGGTGGTCTGCTTCGACTTCGCTAGTCGGCCCGGTGATCCAGTCCAACGAAGGCTTGTGCTCGAGTTGATGGGTCGCCACAGCAATCTGCTGCTGCTGGATGAACGCCAGCGGGTCATTGCCATCGGACGGCAAGTGCGGGATCACCAATCCAGGGTTCGCCCGATCAGTACCGGAGACCCGTATTCCCCTCCACCCCCATTGCAGGGCAGACCACCTGACGAGGCCGAGAGCTTCGAGCGCTGGAAGCAACGCCTCAGCCTGCTGCCGATTCCCCTGTCCAAAGCACTGCCGCAGGCGTATCAGGGCATCAGTCCAGCGCTCTCGCGCCAACTGGCCGGTGAACGGGTGAAGCGCTCCGTGGAGACCCTTGAGGCCAGCGACTGGGAACAGCTGCACACCCAGTGGCAGCAATGGCTGCAATGCCTCCACGACAACCGCTTCGCCCTGCGCCGCACTGATGGGAGCACCTATCAAGTCTGGGGAGCGGGCAAGGATGCCACCAGCTCAGGTGAGGACGTGCCCCTCAGCCTGGCGCTGGGCCACTTCTACAGCGACCACCTGCAGGGCCGCGAGCTGCGACGCCACAGCGATGAACTGCGCCAGCAACTGGCAGCGGCTCGCCAACGCGAACAGGAGCAGCTTCAAGATCAGACGAACAGGCTCCTCGCAACAGAGAACGCTGACGCTCTGCAGCAGGAGGCCGATGCCCTCCTCTGCCACGCCAATCCCAGCAGGGAACAGATTGATCGGTCCCAGACGCTCTATCGCCGGGCGAAAAAACTGCGCCGTGCCGTCCCCCTGCTGGAAGAGCGCATGCGCCACCACGAGCAGCGCCTGACCCTGATCGACGGAAGCGAGGCCTTCCTGGACGACGTGCTCGCTGCGGATTGGGATCGCAGTGAAGAACGCATCAGAAGACTGCAAGAACTGCGCCTCGAGGCCCAGGATCTGCTGGCCCCTCGTCAACGCCGCCGGGCCCATCAGAGCAACATGCGAGCGTCGTCCCAGCCCCAGCCCCTGGAGTTGACATCACCTGGAGGACTGACGATTCAGGTGGGGCGCAACCATCGACAAAACGACTGGATCAGCCTGCGACAGGCCCGTCCAGGCGACCTCTGGTTCCATGCCCAGGAATGCCCCGGTAGCCACGTGGTGCTGAAAGCATCCAATGGGCTTGCCGAAGACGGCGATCTCACCTTGGCAGCAGACATGGCGGCCCTGTTCAGTCGCGCCCGGGGGAATCGCCACGTCCCTGTAGTGATGGTGCCTGTAGAACAGCTACAGCGCATCGTTGGTGCCGGCCCCGGGACTGTGCGCCATCGGGGCGGGCGGGTGTGCTGGGCCGAACCGGAGCGCGCCGAACAGCAGCTCAAGGCCGGAGAACTTCTAGCCTGA
- the tatC gene encoding twin-arginine translocase subunit TatC, giving the protein MPLVDHLEELRQRVLRSLVAVVVAALACLVAVKPLVRLLEEPAGAIHFLQLAPGEFLFVSFKVAGYAGLTLALPYILYQVLAFVLPGLTRSERRLIAPAVAGSAVLFLAGIAFSWWALVPAALRFLVSYGADVVEPLWSIERYLDFVLLLMLATGLAFQLPVLQLLLGLFGLVTWNRMLAAWRWVVLAAALAGAVLTPSTDPVTMLLLGGAITALYLIGVGLVAFTQGFKSETPQDAQPPQAAG; this is encoded by the coding sequence ATGCCCCTAGTGGACCATCTCGAGGAATTGCGCCAGCGAGTGTTGCGCAGTCTTGTGGCGGTGGTGGTGGCCGCTCTCGCCTGTTTGGTGGCGGTGAAACCGCTGGTGCGACTGCTGGAGGAACCCGCTGGGGCCATTCACTTTCTCCAGCTGGCCCCGGGAGAGTTTCTATTCGTGTCGTTCAAGGTGGCGGGGTATGCCGGCCTCACCCTGGCCCTGCCTTACATCCTCTATCAGGTTTTGGCCTTTGTGCTGCCGGGCCTGACCCGCAGCGAACGACGTTTGATCGCTCCGGCCGTGGCGGGGTCAGCGGTGTTGTTCCTTGCCGGAATCGCATTTTCCTGGTGGGCCCTGGTTCCAGCCGCACTGCGTTTTCTGGTGAGCTACGGCGCTGACGTCGTGGAACCGCTTTGGTCGATCGAGCGCTACCTCGACTTTGTGTTGCTGCTGATGCTGGCGACCGGTCTTGCCTTCCAGCTGCCAGTGCTGCAGTTGCTGCTTGGACTGTTTGGCCTTGTGACCTGGAACCGCATGCTGGCGGCCTGGCGGTGGGTGGTGCTTGCGGCGGCGCTGGCAGGAGCAGTCCTGACGCCATCGACGGACCCGGTGACGATGCTTCTCCTTGGCGGAGCGATCACAGCGCTTTACCTGATCGGCGTGGGGCTAGTGGCCTTCACCCAGGGATTCAAATCAGAAACTCCTCAAGACGCTCAGCCCCCTCAAGCGGCAGGCTGA
- a CDS encoding DUF3067 family protein translates to MLDVRSAEAPEPLTVDEVIGCLQQRWQASYDLQLVVRRGRLYLQVMWAYLEQQSFPLDEAAYREHIAQVVDVVNRLAQADVARDWLSSTKDRPRLGKALSLPLEGAERLEEFLI, encoded by the coding sequence GTGCTTGACGTCCGTTCTGCTGAAGCCCCTGAACCGCTCACTGTTGATGAGGTGATTGGCTGTCTTCAGCAGCGATGGCAGGCGAGTTACGACTTGCAATTGGTGGTGCGTCGCGGTCGCCTCTACCTGCAGGTGATGTGGGCCTACCTGGAACAGCAGTCGTTTCCCCTTGATGAAGCGGCCTATCGGGAGCACATCGCCCAGGTTGTGGATGTTGTGAATCGTTTAGCTCAAGCGGACGTCGCCCGTGATTGGCTCAGCAGCACCAAGGACCGTCCCCGATTAGGGAAGGCCCTCAGCCTGCCGCTTGAGGGGGCTGAGCGTCTTGAGGAGTTTCTGATTTGA
- the petC gene encoding cytochrome b6-f complex iron-sulfur subunit, translated as MTQASSSDVPGMGRRQFMNLLTFGSVTGVALGALYPVANYFIPPRAAGGGGGTSAKDELGNAVTASGWLSSHPAGDRSLVQGLKGDPTYLIVEGDDAIGSYGINAICTHLGCVVPWNSGANKFMCPCHGSQYDATGKVVRGPAPLSLALANVSVENDNVFVSQWTETDFRTGEKPWWA; from the coding sequence ATGACCCAAGCCTCCTCGAGCGATGTGCCCGGAATGGGTCGTCGGCAGTTCATGAATCTGCTGACCTTCGGCTCTGTGACTGGCGTTGCCCTGGGTGCTCTTTATCCGGTCGCCAACTACTTCATCCCCCCCCGCGCCGCTGGTGGCGGCGGTGGCACCAGTGCCAAGGATGAGCTCGGAAATGCCGTCACCGCATCTGGTTGGCTGAGCAGTCACCCAGCTGGCGACCGCAGCCTGGTGCAAGGCCTCAAGGGTGACCCCACCTACCTGATCGTTGAAGGCGACGACGCCATCGGCAGCTACGGCATCAATGCGATCTGCACCCACCTGGGCTGCGTGGTGCCCTGGAACAGCGGCGCCAACAAGTTCATGTGCCCCTGCCACGGCAGCCAGTACGACGCCACGGGCAAGGTGGTGCGTGGTCCCGCTCCCCTCTCCCTGGCCCTGGCCAACGTGAGTGTCGAGAACGACAACGTGTTCGTGAGCCAGTGGACCGAAACCGACTTCCGCACGGGCGAGAAGCCCTGGTGGGCCTGA
- the petA gene encoding cytochrome f has translation MRRLLSPLFAALIVGVAVLTAPTASWAYPFWAQQNYEAPREATGKIVCANCHLANKTTQVELPQSVLPDTVFKAAVKIPYENGLQEIGADGSQVPLQVGAVVQLPDGFTLAPQERWTDEIKEETEGVYFTQYSDDQPNILLVGPISGDEHQEIVFPILSPDPAADSSIHFGKYQVFVGGNRGRGQVYPTGEKSNNTVFTAPAAGSVSAIAPGDNGTSVVTIKAADGTTTDETIPVGPELIVAVGDQVEAGAPLTNDPNVGGFGQMDGEIVLQNPVRIYGLLAFFAAVALAQIMLVLKKKQVEKVQAAEGV, from the coding sequence ATGCGTCGCCTCCTTTCACCTCTCTTCGCCGCACTGATCGTCGGCGTAGCCGTGTTGACGGCTCCCACTGCCTCCTGGGCCTACCCCTTCTGGGCTCAGCAGAACTACGAGGCACCGCGTGAAGCCACCGGCAAGATCGTTTGTGCCAACTGCCACCTGGCCAACAAGACCACGCAAGTGGAACTTCCCCAGTCGGTACTTCCCGACACGGTGTTCAAGGCAGCCGTGAAGATCCCCTACGAAAACGGCCTTCAGGAGATCGGTGCTGACGGCAGCCAGGTTCCCCTTCAGGTGGGTGCCGTGGTGCAGCTTCCTGATGGCTTCACCCTGGCTCCCCAGGAGCGTTGGACCGACGAAATCAAGGAAGAGACCGAAGGCGTCTACTTCACCCAATACAGCGACGATCAGCCCAACATCCTGCTGGTGGGCCCCATCTCTGGTGACGAGCACCAGGAAATCGTTTTCCCAATCCTGTCGCCCGATCCCGCCGCTGACAGCAGCATTCACTTCGGCAAGTACCAGGTGTTTGTGGGTGGCAACCGTGGCCGCGGTCAGGTGTATCCCACCGGTGAGAAGAGCAACAACACCGTCTTCACCGCTCCGGCTGCAGGCAGCGTCAGTGCGATCGCCCCTGGTGACAACGGCACCAGCGTGGTGACCATCAAGGCTGCCGACGGCACCACCACCGACGAAACCATCCCCGTCGGCCCCGAGTTGATCGTGGCTGTTGGTGACCAAGTCGAAGCTGGTGCTCCTCTGACCAACGACCCGAACGTGGGTGGCTTTGGCCAGATGGACGGTGAGATTGTTTTGCAGAACCCTGTTCGGATCTATGGCCTGCTGGCCTTCTTCGCCGCCGTGGCTCTGGCCCAGATCATGCTGGTGCTGAAGAAGAAGCAGGTTGAAAAGGTCCAGGCTGCTGAGGGTGTCTGA
- the lgt gene encoding prolipoprotein diacylglyceryl transferase, with amino-acid sequence MAFEALLPLVALQSPGEFLPFTRDWVLPLRWYGLLIALAVLVGLNLSSWLAKQRNLEQGLISDLLPILVLAAVIGARIYYVTFEWPNYAANPFKAFAIWEGGIAIHGALLAGTIAVILFCRWRRQPFWDVLDVLVPSVALGQAIGRWGNFFNGEAFGVPTDLPWKLLIESVPRNVQRIFPEAQYFHPTFLYESLWNLAVFALLMVLFLKAKQEGGLRLPAGALSCIYLLSYSCGRLWIEGLRIDPLCLGGLPPFCEGGLRMAQVMSLGLMIVAAAGLWWLYVRHNDLPDPGLRNGSST; translated from the coding sequence ATGGCTTTTGAAGCCCTCCTTCCCCTGGTGGCTCTCCAGTCGCCAGGGGAATTTTTGCCTTTCACCAGAGACTGGGTCCTGCCGCTTCGCTGGTACGGACTCCTGATTGCCCTGGCGGTTCTGGTGGGCCTCAACCTCTCCAGCTGGCTGGCCAAGCAACGCAACCTTGAGCAAGGCCTGATCAGCGATCTACTGCCGATCCTGGTGCTGGCAGCCGTGATTGGAGCACGGATCTATTACGTCACCTTTGAGTGGCCGAACTACGCCGCCAACCCCTTCAAGGCTTTTGCCATCTGGGAAGGCGGCATTGCCATCCACGGTGCACTGCTGGCAGGAACGATTGCGGTCATTCTCTTTTGCCGCTGGAGGCGACAACCGTTCTGGGATGTGCTCGATGTGTTGGTGCCCTCAGTCGCTCTCGGCCAGGCCATCGGCCGCTGGGGAAATTTCTTCAATGGCGAAGCCTTCGGTGTGCCCACCGACCTTCCCTGGAAGCTCTTGATCGAGAGCGTTCCTCGCAACGTGCAGAGAATCTTCCCGGAAGCCCAATATTTCCATCCCACCTTTCTTTACGAATCACTTTGGAACCTGGCTGTGTTCGCGCTGCTGATGGTGCTGTTCCTCAAAGCCAAACAGGAGGGAGGCCTACGTCTTCCTGCCGGTGCCCTGAGCTGCATCTATCTGCTCAGCTACAGCTGCGGACGGCTTTGGATCGAAGGGCTGAGGATTGACCCCCTCTGCCTTGGTGGCCTGCCCCCGTTCTGCGAGGGGGGCTTGCGCATGGCTCAGGTGATGAGTTTGGGCCTAATGATTGTGGCTGCAGCTGGGCTCTGGTGGCTCTACGTCCGTCACAACGACCTGCCTGATCCCGGGCTTCGCAACGGTTCTTCCACATGA
- the cobM gene encoding precorrin-4 C(11)-methyltransferase: MTSSSSAEPSTIAIVGAGPGAPDLLTRRAEDRLRAADVLIWTDSLVSPQIAALAPEGCERIRTSTLTLEDVLPLMIDRARQGLRVVRLHDGDPCLYGALSEQVCSLADAGIAVEVVPGLSAYQATASALSAELTIPGVVQTIVLSRAGGRTGVPEAEDLSNLARLKASLCLYLSARHVDEVQATLLEHYPADTPVAIGYRVSWPDQWLNVVPLNQMAAVSKERQLIRTTLYVVSPALANQGERSKLYSPSHDHLFRPQAS, from the coding sequence ATGACCTCCTCCTCCAGCGCTGAGCCCTCCACCATCGCCATTGTTGGCGCCGGGCCTGGAGCTCCTGATCTGCTGACCCGACGAGCAGAAGACCGCCTTCGAGCTGCGGATGTGTTGATCTGGACTGATTCTCTGGTCTCCCCTCAGATCGCAGCCCTGGCTCCCGAAGGCTGCGAACGCATTCGCACCAGCACTCTCACCCTTGAAGATGTGCTGCCGCTGATGATCGATCGCGCCCGTCAGGGCCTGCGGGTGGTGCGTCTGCACGATGGTGATCCCTGCCTGTATGGAGCTCTTTCAGAACAGGTCTGCAGTCTTGCCGATGCTGGCATTGCGGTCGAAGTGGTCCCCGGACTCAGTGCTTACCAAGCCACCGCATCAGCCTTAAGCGCCGAACTCACCATTCCAGGAGTGGTTCAGACCATCGTGCTCAGCCGTGCAGGCGGTCGCACCGGTGTGCCTGAGGCAGAAGATCTGAGCAATCTGGCGAGGCTTAAAGCGTCTCTCTGCCTGTATCTCAGTGCCCGCCATGTGGACGAGGTTCAAGCCACCCTTCTCGAGCACTACCCGGCAGACACTCCCGTCGCGATTGGCTACCGGGTGAGCTGGCCCGACCAGTGGCTGAACGTGGTGCCCCTGAATCAGATGGCAGCGGTCTCCAAGGAACGTCAGCTGATTCGAACCACGCTTTATGTAGTCAGTCCAGCCCTCGCCAACCAGGGCGAGCGATCCAAGCTTTACTCCCCCTCCCACGACCACCTCTTCCGCCCACAAGCCAGCTGA
- a CDS encoding helix-turn-helix domain-containing protein: MASRDSFSVDPQSDAQQEVITDLQHVGQALQRAREAQGLTLHQLADALHMGDEQLKALETGDRDHLAETVFVRATVRRVASKLRLDPEPLIAALQSLDGPNPSHRQSGSGRTDAAKTQTRPQQEPPAGRRRGWLRVATAATAIVATIAAGWSWGQSTLLRQAKENEAAPSDASSLGASKPLSQASAPINAAPTSPQTLTIHTSQPSWIAVRNQDGEELFAGMLDKEKTFAASEGLEIYAGRPDLVSVKSAGNQQSPLGPIDQIRWYRISAAPEPINPTL, encoded by the coding sequence ATGGCGAGTCGCGATTCATTCTCCGTCGACCCCCAAAGTGACGCCCAGCAGGAGGTCATCACTGACCTGCAGCACGTGGGACAAGCTCTGCAGCGTGCTCGCGAGGCACAGGGCTTGACCCTTCACCAGCTGGCCGACGCCCTTCACATGGGGGACGAACAGCTGAAAGCCCTGGAGACCGGCGACAGGGACCACCTGGCAGAAACTGTGTTCGTGCGCGCCACAGTGCGCCGAGTGGCCAGCAAGCTGCGACTGGACCCTGAACCGCTCATCGCCGCCCTGCAGTCGTTGGACGGCCCAAACCCCTCGCATCGTCAGAGTGGCAGCGGCAGGACTGACGCTGCCAAAACCCAAACCCGCCCTCAACAAGAACCACCTGCTGGCCGTCGCAGAGGGTGGCTCCGGGTGGCCACCGCAGCCACTGCCATCGTGGCCACCATTGCAGCAGGCTGGAGCTGGGGACAAAGCACCCTTCTCCGTCAGGCCAAAGAGAACGAAGCGGCTCCATCAGACGCGAGCTCTTTGGGTGCGTCCAAGCCCCTGAGCCAAGCCAGCGCGCCGATCAACGCAGCCCCCACGTCACCTCAAACGCTGACCATCCACACCAGCCAACCCAGCTGGATTGCCGTGCGCAATCAAGACGGCGAGGAGTTGTTTGCAGGGATGTTGGACAAGGAAAAAACCTTTGCCGCCAGTGAAGGGCTTGAGATTTACGCCGGTCGACCTGACCTGGTCAGCGTCAAGAGTGCGGGAAATCAGCAGAGTCCACTGGGACCAATTGATCAAATTCGCTGGTATCGGATCAGCGCTGCACCCGAACCGATAAATCCAACCCTGTAA
- a CDS encoding Ppx/GppA phosphatase family protein encodes MTGADAATSDTIPGAAGSSLRRVAAIDIGTNSTHLLVAAVDPNLRTFSIVLAEKSTTRLGERDPVTGHLCEAAITRGMDALRQFTELAASHQVEQIVTAATSAVREAPNGRDFLQQIKDELDLDVDLVSGPEEARLIYLGVLSGMSFGDRPHLLLDIGGGSTELILADGRDARALTSTRIGAVRLQRDFVTEDPLPAQSQAFLRAYIQGSLEPAVDKVRRRLHAGEQPVLVATSGTAMAIGALAASHDDRAPRKLHGYRIARERLEQVVDKLVVLTPEERKALSPINDRRAEIIVPGALILQTTMQMLGVEEMVLSERALREGLIVDWMLRQGLLEDRFSFQSSIRQRTVIHQVQRFAVDRPRAERVASHALALYDNTVGVLHRDPGPGRELLWAAAMLHSCGQHINLSAYHKHSWYLIRHGELLGYSETEHVMVAAIARYHRRSLPKKRHEAWQALQTREERRTVSEMALLLRLAAALDRRPEPVIASIRTFTSKGALDVALIPERLNQNLSLEQWSLESCAPVVKDVTGLDLSVRVQR; translated from the coding sequence ATGACAGGTGCCGATGCCGCGACATCCGACACCATCCCGGGCGCAGCAGGATCCAGCTTGAGGCGGGTCGCTGCAATCGACATCGGCACCAACTCCACCCACCTGCTGGTGGCGGCAGTCGACCCCAATCTGCGCACCTTCAGCATCGTGCTGGCGGAGAAATCCACCACCAGGCTTGGGGAGCGGGATCCAGTCACAGGCCATCTCTGCGAGGCGGCGATCACCCGGGGGATGGATGCCCTGCGTCAGTTCACTGAACTAGCGGCGAGCCACCAGGTGGAGCAAATCGTCACGGCCGCCACCAGCGCTGTGCGTGAAGCTCCCAACGGGCGTGACTTTCTTCAACAGATCAAGGATGAGCTTGATCTGGACGTTGATCTGGTCAGTGGTCCTGAAGAAGCACGGCTGATCTATCTGGGCGTGTTATCCGGCATGTCGTTCGGCGACCGTCCCCACCTTTTGCTGGATATCGGTGGCGGATCGACTGAATTGATCCTGGCGGATGGCCGTGATGCCAGGGCGCTCACCAGCACCCGGATCGGAGCGGTGCGATTGCAGCGGGATTTCGTCACGGAGGATCCGTTGCCAGCGCAAAGCCAGGCGTTCCTTCGCGCTTACATCCAGGGCTCATTGGAGCCTGCTGTCGATAAGGTGCGCCGCCGGCTTCATGCTGGTGAGCAGCCGGTGTTGGTGGCCACCAGCGGAACGGCCATGGCCATCGGTGCCCTGGCGGCAAGTCACGACGATCGCGCGCCGCGCAAGTTGCACGGTTATCGCATTGCCCGTGAGAGGCTTGAGCAGGTGGTGGACAAGTTGGTGGTTCTCACCCCTGAGGAGCGCAAAGCGCTTTCACCTATCAATGACCGCCGGGCAGAAATTATCGTCCCGGGCGCTCTGATTCTGCAAACCACCATGCAGATGCTCGGTGTAGAGGAGATGGTGCTGAGTGAGAGGGCTCTGCGGGAGGGGTTGATCGTTGATTGGATGCTGCGTCAGGGCCTTCTGGAAGATCGCTTCAGTTTTCAAAGCAGCATTCGTCAACGCACGGTGATTCACCAGGTGCAGCGTTTCGCTGTGGATCGCCCCCGGGCCGAGCGGGTCGCTAGCCATGCCCTTGCCTTGTACGACAACACCGTTGGGGTGTTGCATCGTGACCCTGGTCCCGGAAGGGAGTTGCTCTGGGCTGCGGCGATGCTTCATTCCTGCGGTCAGCACATCAATCTCAGTGCGTACCACAAGCATTCTTGGTATCTCATCCGTCATGGAGAGCTGCTCGGGTACTCAGAAACCGAGCATGTGATGGTCGCGGCGATTGCTCGTTATCACCGCCGCAGTCTTCCCAAGAAGCGTCATGAAGCCTGGCAGGCTCTGCAGACCCGCGAAGAACGGCGAACTGTTTCAGAAATGGCTCTGCTGCTCCGCCTGGCAGCTGCCCTGGATCGTCGTCCAGAACCCGTGATCGCTTCGATCCGCACCTTCACGTCAAAAGGTGCCTTGGATGTGGCCCTGATCCCGGAACGCTTAAACCAGAACCTCAGTTTGGAGCAGTGGAGTTTGGAAAGTTGTGCGCCGGTGGTGAAGGACGTTACAGGGTTGGATTTATCGGTTCGGGTGCAGCGCTGA
- a CDS encoding 4-hydroxybenzoate polyprenyltransferase, with product MTGALPRQQPTALASWFQLLRWNKPSGRLILLIPAGWSLWLTPTAPPSPWLVLLIVVGGLTVSAAGCIANDLWDRRLDREVERTKGRPLARGGLSVPVAVASLLALLVLSLLVVLGLPTAGRSLCLGLAVMALPPILLYPSAKRWFAFPQAVLAICWGFAVLIPWAAAEGTMRASPALLLCWLATLTWTFGFDTVYAMADRPDDRKLGLRSSALSLGRHAVTAVQISYAICLIALALAAVSAGTGTAFYPCWLLAAAGMVVETRKLQPLSQQPMGVYGRHFKHQVWLGSLLLLGLVLAGLQG from the coding sequence GTGACCGGCGCCCTGCCACGCCAGCAACCAACAGCTCTCGCCAGCTGGTTCCAGCTGTTGCGTTGGAACAAACCCAGCGGTCGCTTGATCCTGCTGATCCCCGCGGGATGGAGCCTCTGGCTGACTCCGACTGCCCCCCCTTCACCGTGGTTGGTGCTGTTGATTGTGGTGGGAGGCCTAACGGTGAGCGCCGCCGGCTGCATTGCCAATGACCTCTGGGATCGGCGCCTTGATCGGGAAGTGGAGCGCACCAAAGGAAGGCCGCTGGCGCGAGGTGGGCTTTCGGTGCCGGTGGCCGTCGCCTCACTTCTGGCGCTATTGGTGCTAAGCCTGCTGGTGGTCCTCGGTCTGCCGACCGCAGGACGCAGCCTTTGCCTTGGGCTGGCTGTGATGGCCCTGCCTCCGATCCTGCTCTACCCCTCAGCCAAACGCTGGTTTGCTTTCCCGCAGGCCGTTTTGGCCATCTGCTGGGGCTTTGCCGTGTTGATTCCTTGGGCTGCTGCAGAGGGAACGATGAGGGCGTCACCGGCCTTGCTGCTCTGCTGGCTGGCCACCCTCACCTGGACCTTCGGCTTCGACACGGTTTATGCCATGGCCGACCGGCCAGACGACCGAAAACTGGGTCTGCGCAGCAGTGCCCTCAGCCTGGGCAGACATGCCGTGACCGCGGTGCAGATTTCCTACGCCATCTGCCTGATCGCTCTGGCTCTTGCAGCGGTCAGTGCCGGAACCGGCACAGCCTTCTACCCGTGTTGGCTGCTCGCCGCCGCGGGCATGGTGGTGGAAACCCGGAAGCTACAACCGCTCAGCCAGCAGCCAATGGGGGTCTACGGACGCCACTTTAAACATCAGGTCTGGCTTGGCAGCTTGCTGCTGCTGGGATTGGTGCTGGCTGGGCTGCAGGGATGA